Proteins from a single region of Hydra vulgaris chromosome 12, alternate assembly HydraT2T_AEP:
- the LOC100200475 gene encoding protein transport protein Sec61 subunit alpha — MGFKFLELLKPFISVLPEVSKPERKIQFREKVLWTAITLFIFLVCCQIPLFGIMSSDSADPFYWLRVIMASNRGTLMELGISPIVTSGLIMQLLAGAKILEVGDTPRDRALFNGAQKLFGMVITIGQSIVYVMTGMYGDPSDLGAGVCLLIIIQLFCAGLIVLLLDELLQKGYGLGSGISLFIATNICETIVWKAFSPATVNTGRGTEFEGAVIALFHLLATRTDKVRGLREAFYRQNLPNLMNLLATVFVFAIVIYFQGFRVDLPIKSARYRGQYSSYPIKLFYTSNIPIILQSALVSNVYIISQMLSAKFSGNFFVNLLGIWNEAGGPNRSYPIGGLCYYLSPPESLSQITADPIHALLYIVFMLGSCAFFSKTWIDVSGSSAKDVAKQLKEQQMVMRGHREKSMIHELNRYIPTAAAFGGLCIGALSVLADFMGAIGSGTGILLAVTIIYQYFEIFVKEQSEQGGVGTLLF, encoded by the exons ATGGGAT tcaAATTTCTGGAACTGCTTAAACCGTTTATATCGGTATTGCCTGAAGTATCTAAACCAGAACGAAag attcaatttagagaaaaagTTCTATGGACAgcaataacattatttatttttttggtttgttgtCAG aTTCCATTATTTGGTATTATGTCATCAGACTCAGCTGATCCATTTTACTGGCTTCGGGTAATTATGGCTTCAAATAGAGGTACTCTTATGGAATTAGGTATATCTCCAATAGTCACCTCTGGTCTTATTATGCAACTTCTTGCTGGTGCAAAGATACTTGAAGTAGGTGACACTCCACGCGATAGAGCTTTGTTTAATGGTGCCCAGAAACTGTTTGGGATGGTCATTACAATAGGGCAGTCTATTGTTTATGTTATGACTGGAATGTATGGTGATCCAAGTGATTTAGGTGCTGGTGTTTGTCTTTTGATCATCATTCAACTTTTCTGTGCTGGCCTTATTGTTCTATTGCTTGATGAGTTGTTGCAAAAAGGTTATGGACTTGGTTCAGGAATTTCACTGTTTATTGCTACAAATATTTGCGAGACAATTGTTTGGAAAGCCTTCAGTCCTGCAACCGTCAATACAGGAAGag gaaCTGAGTTTGAAGGGGCTGTTATTGCTTTGTTTCATCTTCTTGCTACACGCACAGACAAAGTTCGAGGTCTACGTGAAGCTTTTTATAGACAAAATTTACcaaatttaatgaatttgttAGCAACAGTCTTTGTTTTTGCAATTGTTATATACTTTCAA ggaTTTAGAGTTGATCTACCAATTAAATCCGCTCGATACAGAGGTCAATACAGCTCTTATCCCATTAAACTCTTTTATACTTCAAATATCCCAATCATTTTGCAa agTGCATTAGTATCAAATGTATACATAATTTCTCAAATGTTATCTGCAAAGTTTTCTGGAAACTTCTTTGTTAATCTTCTTGGAATATGGAATGAAGCTGGAGGTCCAAATAGATCATACCCTATTGGTGGTTTATGCTATTACTTATCACCTCCTGAATCGCTTAGCCAGATAACTGCTGATCCTATACATGCGTTGTTATATATAGTGTTTATGTTAGGTTCTTgtgcatttttttcaaagacTTGGATTGATGTCTCTGGATCATCTGCTAAAGATGTTGCTAAGCAACTCAAGGAGCAACAAATGGTTATGAGAGGTCATCGCGAAAAATCAATGATTCACGAACTTAATAG atatatacCAACTGCTGCTGCTTTTGGAGGTCTTTGTATAGGAGCTCTATCAGTTTTAGCTGATTTTATGGGTGCTATTGGATCGGGCACAGGAATTTTGCTTGCTGTAACaattatatatcaatattttgaaatatttgttaaagaacAAAGTGAACAAGGCGGTGTGGGAACTTTGCTTTTCTAA